From a region of the Globicephala melas chromosome 19, mGloMel1.2, whole genome shotgun sequence genome:
- the EMP3 gene encoding epithelial membrane protein 3 yields the protein MSLLLLVVSALHILILILLFVATLDKSWWALPGKESLNLWYDCTWNSDNKTWACSNVSENGWLKAVQVLMVLSLILCCLSFILFMFQLYTMRRGGLFYATGLCQLCTSVAVFTGALIYAIHAEEILAERPSGGSFGYCFALAWVAFPLALASGIIYIHLRKRE from the exons ATGTCACTCCTCCTGCTGGTGGTCTCTGCCCTTCACATCCTCATTCTCATCCTGCTTTTCGTGGCCACTCTGGACAAG TCCTGGTGGGCCCTCCCCGGGAAGGAGTCCCTGAATCTCTGGTACGACTGCACATGGAACAGTGACAACAAAACGTGGGCCTGCAGTAATGTCAGCGAGAAtg GCTGGCTGAAGGCGGTACAGGTCCTCATGGTGCTTTCCCTCATCCTCTGCTGTCTGTCCTTCATCCTGTTCATGTTCCAGCTCTACACCATGCGGCGAGGAGGGCTCTTCTATGCCACTGGCCTCTGCCAGCTTTGCACCA GCGTGGCGGTGTTTACCGGGGCGCTGATCTACGCCATTCATGCCGAGGAGATCCTGGCGGAGCGCCCATCAGGGGGCAGCTTCGGTTACTGCTTCGCCCTGGCCTGGGTGGCCTTCCCCCTCGCCCTGGCCAGCGGCATCATCTACATCCACTTGCGAAAGCGGGAGTGA
- the SYNGR4 gene encoding synaptogyrin-4, producing the protein MHIPESLQDLANSEAVQFLKRPKTIARSLAGVFSLIVFSSVLTDGYQNKTNSSQLHCVLNSNNAGCSFAVGAGLLAFLSCLAFLALDAHEGRTTTSRFKTAFQLLDFVLAALWAGIWFVGFCFLANQWQHSPPRQFLLGSSSVKAAITFAFFSILVWILQAYLALQDLRNDAPVPYKRSLDDGGVVVTSLSPLSATSPVNTPTTGPHSLSYTSSALSPHLTTPKAPRLTMMPDT; encoded by the exons ATGCACATCCCAGAAAGCCTCCAGGACCTGGCCAACAGTGAAGCCGTGCAGTTTCTCAAGAGGCCAAAGACGATCGCACGGAGCTTGGCAGGG GTCTTCTCCCTCATCGTCTTCTCCTCCGTGCTGACTGACGGCTACCAGAACAAGACCAACTCTTCGCAGCTCCACTGCGTCCTCAACAGCAACAACGCGGGCTGCAGCTTCGCTGTGGGAGCTGGCCTCCTGGCCTTCCTCAGCTGCCTGGCCTTCCTCGCCCTGGACGCCCATGAGGGCCGCACCACCACCAGCCGCTTCAAGACGGCCTTCCAGCTCCTGGACTTCGTCCTGGCCG CCCTCTGGGCAGGCATTTGGTTCGTGGGATTCTGCTTCCTGGCCAACCAGTGGCAGCATTCGCCGCCCAGACAGTTCCTCCTGGGGAGCAGCAGTGTCAAGGCTGCCATCACCTTCGCTTTCTTCTCCATCCTCGTCTGG atACTCCAGGCCTACCTGGCCCTCCAGGACCTCCGAAATGATGCTCCAGTCCCCTACAAGCGCTCCCTGGACGACGGCGGCGTGGTGGTGACCTCTCTCTCCCCGCTGTCCGCCACCAGCCCCGTCAACACGCCCACCACCGGTCCCCACAGCCTGAGCTACACCAGCTCCGCCCTGTCCCCCCATCTGACCACTCCGAAGGCCCCCCGCCTCACTATGATGCCCGACAcctag
- the TMEM143 gene encoding transmembrane protein 143 isoform X2: protein MTVERWLRVRVWPLLPALLDHPRALSSLAAKMGEYRKMWNPTEPRNWSQQYRERFIPFSKEQLLRLLIKEFHSSPAEKAALEEFVAHVNFCTLFHYHHILAQLQALYDPINPDRETLEQTSLTDPQRLSNEQEVLRALEPLLAQANFSPLSEDTLAYALVVHHPQDVVQVTINLDQYIYMQFWALGQRVGQMPRKSSVGFKHGFFKSPPAERRYFKRVVLAARAKRGHLVLKSFKDIPLEGLEQLLPELKVRTPTLQRALLNFTLVVSGVVFFVNVGMVVLSDLKMATSLLLLLFTAFMGLRASKMFGQRRNVQALELAHMLYYRSTSNNSELLSALALRAQDEHTKEVMLAHSFLARRPRGTQGQPEEETSQWLQSEVENWLLAQSGCDVAFNGTRALAHLQALTPSIGMYPPPGFPKLDPLATITSPKAAPPSTDDPLSKPLCPAPPSQLAGN from the exons ATGACAGTTGAACGTTGGCTAAG GGTCCGAGTATGGCCCCTGTTGCCCGCGCTCCTCGACCACCCCCGGGCCCTGTCATCGCTGGCGGCCAAGATGGGGGAGTACCGCAAGATGTGGAACCCCACGGAACCCCGCAACTGGTCCCAGCAGTACCGCGAGCGGTTCATCCCGTTCTCCAAAGAGCAGCTGCTCCGCCTCCTGATAAAG GAGTTCCATTCCAGTCCTGCGGAGAAGGCGGCTTTGGAGGAGTTCGTGGCCCACGTGAACTTTTGCACCTTGTTCCACTACCATCACATCCTGGCCCAGCTGCAG GCCTTGTATGACCCCATCAACCCTGACAGGGAGACCCTTGAGCAGACTTCACTTACAGACCCCCAGCGTCTGTCCAATGAACAGGAGGTTCTTCGGGCTCTGGAGCCCCTGCTGGCCCAGGCCAACTTCTCCCCGCTCTCAGAGGACACCCTGGCCTATGCTCTGGTGGTCCATCACCCTCAGGATGTGGTCCAG GTGACGATAAATTTGGACCAGTATATCTACATGCAGTTCTGGGCCCTGGGCCAGCGAGTCGGGCAGATGCCCCGTAAGTCCAGCGTGGGCTTCAAGCATGGCTTCTTCAAGTCGCCCCCTGCAGAGAG GAGATACTTTAAGCGGGTGGTGCTAGCAGCCCGAGCGAAGCGGGGGCACTTGGTGCTGAAGAGCTTCAAGGACATACCGTTGGAGGGCCTGGAGCAGCTGCTGCCCGAGCTGAAGGTGCGCACGCCCACCCTACAGCGGGCCCTGCTCAATTTCACGTTGGTCGTCTCGGGTGTGGTGTTCTTCGTCAATGTGGGCATGGTGGTGCTCTCCGACCTCAAGATGGCCAcctccctgctgctgctgctcttcaCTGCCTTCATGGGCCTGCGGGCCTCCAAG ATGTTCGGACAGCGGCGCAACGTGCAGGCGCTGGAGCTGGCGCACATGCTCTACTACCGCAGCACGTCCAACAACTCGGAGCTGCTCAGCGCCCTGGCCCTGCGCGCGCAGGACGAGCACACCAAGGAGGTGATGCTGGCGCATAGCTTCCTGGCCCGGCGGCCCCGGGGGACTCAGGGCCAGCCGGAAGAAG AGACCTCCCAGTGGCTCCAGTCGGAGGTGGAGAACTGGCTTCTAGCCCAGTCAGGCTGTGACGTGGCCTTCAACGGAACTCGGGCCCTGGCCCACCTGCAAGCCCTGACCCCCAGCATCGGGATGTACCCGCCCCCGGGTTTTCCCAAACTAGACCCGTTGGCTACTATCACTTCCCCCAAGGCCGCACCACCCAGCACTGATGACCCCTTATCGAAACCTCTCTGTCCCGCCCCGCCCAGCCAGCTGGCTGGGAACTAA
- the TMEM143 gene encoding transmembrane protein 143 isoform X1, which produces MTVERWLRLRGKGLAMLHVTRGFWGSRVRVWPLLPALLDHPRALSSLAAKMGEYRKMWNPTEPRNWSQQYRERFIPFSKEQLLRLLIKEFHSSPAEKAALEEFVAHVNFCTLFHYHHILAQLQALYDPINPDRETLEQTSLTDPQRLSNEQEVLRALEPLLAQANFSPLSEDTLAYALVVHHPQDVVQVTINLDQYIYMQFWALGQRVGQMPRKSSVGFKHGFFKSPPAERRYFKRVVLAARAKRGHLVLKSFKDIPLEGLEQLLPELKVRTPTLQRALLNFTLVVSGVVFFVNVGMVVLSDLKMATSLLLLLFTAFMGLRASKMFGQRRNVQALELAHMLYYRSTSNNSELLSALALRAQDEHTKEVMLAHSFLARRPRGTQGQPEEETSQWLQSEVENWLLAQSGCDVAFNGTRALAHLQALTPSIGMYPPPGFPKLDPLATITSPKAAPPSTDDPLSKPLCPAPPSQLAGN; this is translated from the exons ATGACAGTTGAACGTTGGCTAAG GCTGCGGGGAAAGGGTCTGGCCATGCTGCATGTGACCCGAGGGTTCTGGGGATCCAGGGTCCGAGTATGGCCCCTGTTGCCCGCGCTCCTCGACCACCCCCGGGCCCTGTCATCGCTGGCGGCCAAGATGGGGGAGTACCGCAAGATGTGGAACCCCACGGAACCCCGCAACTGGTCCCAGCAGTACCGCGAGCGGTTCATCCCGTTCTCCAAAGAGCAGCTGCTCCGCCTCCTGATAAAG GAGTTCCATTCCAGTCCTGCGGAGAAGGCGGCTTTGGAGGAGTTCGTGGCCCACGTGAACTTTTGCACCTTGTTCCACTACCATCACATCCTGGCCCAGCTGCAG GCCTTGTATGACCCCATCAACCCTGACAGGGAGACCCTTGAGCAGACTTCACTTACAGACCCCCAGCGTCTGTCCAATGAACAGGAGGTTCTTCGGGCTCTGGAGCCCCTGCTGGCCCAGGCCAACTTCTCCCCGCTCTCAGAGGACACCCTGGCCTATGCTCTGGTGGTCCATCACCCTCAGGATGTGGTCCAG GTGACGATAAATTTGGACCAGTATATCTACATGCAGTTCTGGGCCCTGGGCCAGCGAGTCGGGCAGATGCCCCGTAAGTCCAGCGTGGGCTTCAAGCATGGCTTCTTCAAGTCGCCCCCTGCAGAGAG GAGATACTTTAAGCGGGTGGTGCTAGCAGCCCGAGCGAAGCGGGGGCACTTGGTGCTGAAGAGCTTCAAGGACATACCGTTGGAGGGCCTGGAGCAGCTGCTGCCCGAGCTGAAGGTGCGCACGCCCACCCTACAGCGGGCCCTGCTCAATTTCACGTTGGTCGTCTCGGGTGTGGTGTTCTTCGTCAATGTGGGCATGGTGGTGCTCTCCGACCTCAAGATGGCCAcctccctgctgctgctgctcttcaCTGCCTTCATGGGCCTGCGGGCCTCCAAG ATGTTCGGACAGCGGCGCAACGTGCAGGCGCTGGAGCTGGCGCACATGCTCTACTACCGCAGCACGTCCAACAACTCGGAGCTGCTCAGCGCCCTGGCCCTGCGCGCGCAGGACGAGCACACCAAGGAGGTGATGCTGGCGCATAGCTTCCTGGCCCGGCGGCCCCGGGGGACTCAGGGCCAGCCGGAAGAAG AGACCTCCCAGTGGCTCCAGTCGGAGGTGGAGAACTGGCTTCTAGCCCAGTCAGGCTGTGACGTGGCCTTCAACGGAACTCGGGCCCTGGCCCACCTGCAAGCCCTGACCCCCAGCATCGGGATGTACCCGCCCCCGGGTTTTCCCAAACTAGACCCGTTGGCTACTATCACTTCCCCCAAGGCCGCACCACCCAGCACTGATGACCCCTTATCGAAACCTCTCTGTCCCGCCCCGCCCAGCCAGCTGGCTGGGAACTAA